A DNA window from Vigna angularis cultivar LongXiaoDou No.4 chromosome 1, ASM1680809v1, whole genome shotgun sequence contains the following coding sequences:
- the LOC108327660 gene encoding uncharacterized protein LOC108327660 has product MGPISTDELHLFHRNHREVFCFLIFRLRRDLTQSLLVMALWIWLEHNGYPNISHKVMALSHASAINDIVDETVSCLKCLERENSATPKNGALPSTQNLTQKRISLKIFKEKRYTIIAGIKSVLKNICARIFADVLQMILRSKNTNRTRTSRGNISDTPVTIPGFPHPLFGSFNINPPDSSTNMDLFDMRIWMKGPCDDVTTDDKSMFLTFSRGFPVSEGEVIKLFKRSFGDCVENLSMGNTGVQDQSLFAIMVLKSVKTVDQILKGKHVAKLHINRKHIWVRKYERRD; this is encoded by the coding sequence ATGGGTCCAATTTCCACAGATGAGCTTCATCTATTTCACAGAAATCACCGTGAGGTCTTCTGTTTTCTGATCTTCAGACTGCGACGTGACTTGACACAATCCCTTCTGGTCATGGCATTGTGGATTTGGCTTGAACACAATGGATACCCCAATATCAGTCACAAAGTCATGGCTTTATCTCATGCTTCTGCTATCAATGATATTGTCGATGAAACTGTATCGTGTTTAAAATGCTTAGAGAGAGAAAACTCTGCCACCCCAAAAAATGGTGCTTTGCCCTCAACACAAAACTTAACACAAAAACGCATATCccttaaaatatttaaggaGAAAAGGTACACCATAATAGCTGGtataaaaagtgtactaaaaaATATCTGTGCTCGAATTTTTGCTGATGTTTTGCAGATGATCTTAAGAAGCAAGAACACCAACAGAACTCGCACATCACGAGGTAACATATCAGACACTCCTGTCACCATCCCAGGTTTTCCACACCCTTTGTTTGGTTCCTTCAACATTAATCCACCAGACAGTTCTACGAACATGGACTTGTTTGATATGAGAATCTGGATGAAGGGGCCTTGTGATGATGTCACCACTGATGATAAATCCATGTTTCTAACATTTTCTAGAGGCTTCCCTGTGTCAGAAGGTGAGGTGATAAAACTGTTTAAACGTTCATTTGGAGACTGTGTGGAGAACTTATCTATGGGAAACACTGGTGTGCAAGATCAATCTTTGTTTGCAATAATGGTTTTGAAGAGTGTGAAAACAGTTGATCAAATTTTGAAAGGGAAACATGTTGCGAAGCTTCATATAAACAGAAAACATATTTGGGTTCGCAAGTACGAGCGTCGTGATTAA